In the genome of Actinomycetota bacterium, one region contains:
- a CDS encoding transcriptional regulator — translation MSVSTQLLADNRDLWAAITDHPFVRAAGNGTLRSDAFHRWLTQDQWFVVGFRRFLGRLVELAPNEHARDLLAGAFPALQAEIDLFRREAAQHGLPLDVEPSPTTLGYTSLVLAAPVDGWPVSLTVLYGAERAYFDAWASVRGSADERSPYWPFIDNWSSPAFGEWVDRLAALLDATVTAPAPPEVERAFRRVVRFELRFWDAVHAGESWEDTPR, via the coding sequence GTGAGCGTCTCCACCCAACTGCTCGCCGACAACCGCGACCTGTGGGCGGCGATCACCGACCACCCGTTCGTGCGCGCCGCTGGGAACGGCACCCTCCGCTCCGACGCGTTCCACCGGTGGCTGACACAGGACCAGTGGTTCGTGGTCGGCTTCCGGCGCTTCCTGGGACGGTTGGTCGAACTTGCCCCCAACGAGCACGCCCGCGACCTGCTGGCTGGCGCCTTCCCCGCGCTCCAGGCGGAGATCGACCTGTTCCGTCGCGAGGCGGCACAGCACGGGCTGCCACTCGACGTCGAGCCGTCGCCCACCACGCTGGGCTACACCTCGCTCGTCCTCGCCGCTCCCGTCGACGGGTGGCCCGTCTCGTTGACCGTCCTGTACGGGGCGGAACGTGCCTACTTCGACGCATGGGCGTCGGTTCGGGGAAGCGCCGACGAGCGCTCCCCCTACTGGCCGTTCATCGACAACTGGTCGTCGCCGGCGTTCGGCGAGTGGGTCGATCGGCTGGCCGCCCTGCTGGACGCGACCGTGACCGCACCGGCGCCGCCCGAGGTCGAACGGGCCTTCCGGCGCGTCGTGCGCTTCGAGCTGCGCTTCTGGGACGCCGTGCACGCCGGCGAGAGCTGGGAGGACACCCCACGATGA
- the tenA gene encoding thiaminase II: MTLTQTLWSDITEIYAAILEHPFLAGLKDGTLDDDAFSYYVVQDAHYLEDYARALAVCAAKAATDVDVAMFARHAAGAIEVERELHEHLLGELGIPAATAAATSVAPTNRAYTSYLLATCYGGSFAEALAAVLPCYWIYWEVGKELLAHGSPDPRYQRWIDTYGGEPFAGIVRDVLATADRVGEDTAGDLLARMRAHFVTTARYEWMFWDAAWRAETWPV, encoded by the coding sequence ATGACACTGACACAGACGCTGTGGTCCGACATCACCGAGATCTACGCAGCGATCCTCGAGCACCCGTTCCTGGCCGGTCTGAAGGACGGGACGCTCGACGACGACGCGTTCTCCTACTACGTCGTGCAGGACGCCCACTACCTCGAGGATTACGCCCGGGCGCTGGCTGTCTGCGCCGCGAAGGCCGCAACCGACGTCGACGTGGCGATGTTCGCCCGGCACGCTGCGGGCGCGATCGAGGTCGAACGCGAACTCCACGAGCACCTGCTCGGCGAGCTCGGGATCCCGGCCGCAACCGCGGCGGCGACATCGGTGGCGCCCACCAACCGCGCGTACACCAGCTACCTGCTCGCGACGTGCTACGGGGGGTCGTTCGCCGAGGCGCTCGCGGCGGTCCTGCCGTGCTACTGGATCTACTGGGAGGTCGGGAAGGAACTGCTCGCCCACGGCTCACCCGATCCGCGCTACCAGCGTTGGATCGACACCTACGGCGGTGAGCCGTTCGCGGGCATCGTCCGCGACGTCCTGGCCACAGCCGACCGGGTGGGCGAGGACACCGCCGGGGACCTGCTCGCCCGGATGCGGGCGCATTTCGTCACCACCGCCCGGTACGAGTGGATGTTCTGGGATGCCGCCTGGCGGGCGGAGACCTGGCCGGTGTAG
- a CDS encoding DEAD/DEAH box helicase codes for MGQARTGTGKTLAFGLPLLQRIEAGARRVQALVVTPTRELTLQVADDLDQVGGELGRRILTVYGGVPLDPQTQPLRKGEVDVVVGTPGRLLDHIGRGNLDLSGVTAVVLDEADEMLDMGFLPDVERIVEACGEPRQMLLFSATMPADVVALARRYMRHPTFLRAEAQEAQVAPETEQHFFVVHRMDKPRVLARILQSPAADLATVFVRTKRMADRLVEELRGLGMSATAVHGDLRQARRERNLERFRAGKADVLVATEVAARGLDIGGVTHVVNYDCPEDEKMYLHRIGRTGRAGAAGVAVTFATFNELDRLNVIRKAVGAANGPLEEVFSTSDLLTERFDLPEHTPWERFAGDADVSVADPSLPPDDREPATDVDSGSDGDSDEPATDVDGGSDGDSDEPARVRVRSRGRSQARRARPTPTTPDDPEPAAPSRSERRPRGPAKTPTHDADDHGQPELDASERGPAARGKGRPTSARRVKVEHLP; via the coding sequence ATCGGCCAGGCCCGCACCGGGACGGGGAAGACGCTCGCCTTCGGGTTGCCGCTTCTGCAGCGGATCGAGGCAGGTGCGAGGCGGGTGCAGGCGCTCGTCGTCACCCCCACCCGCGAGCTGACCTTGCAGGTCGCCGATGACCTGGATCAGGTCGGGGGGGAGCTCGGAAGGCGGATCCTGACCGTCTACGGCGGGGTCCCGCTGGACCCCCAGACGCAGCCGCTGCGCAAGGGTGAGGTCGATGTCGTCGTGGGAACCCCAGGCCGGCTCCTCGACCACATCGGGCGCGGCAACCTCGACCTGTCGGGTGTGACGGCCGTCGTCCTCGACGAAGCCGACGAGATGCTCGACATGGGGTTCCTGCCTGACGTCGAGCGGATCGTGGAGGCTTGCGGTGAGCCGCGGCAGATGCTGCTCTTCTCCGCCACCATGCCCGCCGACGTCGTGGCGTTGGCCCGCCGCTACATGCGCCATCCCACGTTCCTGCGTGCCGAGGCTCAGGAAGCTCAGGTGGCCCCGGAGACCGAGCAGCATTTCTTCGTCGTCCACCGGATGGACAAACCACGGGTCCTGGCACGGATCCTGCAGTCCCCGGCCGCGGATCTCGCCACGGTCTTCGTGCGCACCAAGCGGATGGCGGACCGGCTGGTGGAGGAGCTGCGCGGGCTGGGGATGAGCGCGACCGCTGTGCACGGCGACCTCCGTCAGGCGCGCCGGGAACGCAACCTCGAGCGGTTCCGTGCGGGGAAGGCCGACGTCCTGGTCGCAACCGAGGTGGCCGCCCGGGGACTGGACATCGGGGGCGTCACCCACGTCGTGAACTACGACTGCCCTGAAGACGAGAAGATGTACCTGCACCGGATCGGCCGCACCGGCCGAGCCGGCGCGGCCGGCGTCGCGGTGACGTTCGCGACGTTCAACGAACTCGACCGCCTCAACGTGATCCGCAAAGCCGTGGGTGCCGCCAACGGTCCGCTCGAGGAGGTCTTCTCCACCTCAGACCTGTTGACCGAGCGGTTCGACCTGCCGGAGCACACTCCGTGGGAGCGCTTCGCGGGCGACGCCGACGTGTCGGTCGCGGATCCATCGCTCCCGCCCGACGACCGCGAGCCGGCGACGGACGTGGACAGCGGCAGCGACGGCGACAGCGATGAGCCGGCGACGGACGTGGACGGCGGCAGCGACGGCGACAGCGACGAGCCGGCGCGGGTCCGGGTGCGCAGCCGCGGCAGGAGCCAGGCCCGCCGTGCCCGACCGACCCCGACCACCCCCGACGATCCGGAACCGGCCGCACCGTCCAGGTCGGAGCGGCGACCACGCGGTCCGGCGAAGACGCCGACGCACGACGCGGACGACCACGGTCAACCGGAGCTCGACGCGTCCGAGCGGGGTCCGGCTGCGCGGGGGAAGGGAAGGCCGACCTCGGCCCGCCGGGTCAAGGTGGAGCACCTGCCGTGA
- a CDS encoding AAA family ATPase, whose product MPATVYAIANQKGGVAKTTTCLSLAAAMAELDRAVLLVDLDPQACLTFSLGYDPDEIDPSLHDVVAGRARLVDTIIQHPVADLAPANIDLAGAEVTLLSRTGREYLLRGELVDLVGSYDVILLDCPPSLGVLTINGLTAADDVLIPVQCETLAHRGVSQLLETIQDVRRLTNRGLTVRGVVASLFDPRTLHSREVLRDVGERYGLPLVGPPVRKSIRFAEAPAGGRSILDHAGSVPGAAAYRAIARELLGLEVEEDLLEAAGWSQEQRAEVLDVQQAGRG is encoded by the coding sequence ATGCCGGCCACCGTGTACGCGATCGCCAACCAGAAGGGCGGCGTCGCGAAGACGACCACCTGCTTGTCGTTGGCGGCGGCGATGGCCGAGCTCGACCGTGCGGTGCTTCTCGTGGACCTCGATCCGCAGGCGTGTCTGACCTTCTCGCTGGGCTACGACCCGGATGAGATCGACCCGTCGCTGCACGATGTCGTCGCTGGACGGGCCCGACTGGTCGACACCATCATCCAGCACCCGGTCGCGGACCTCGCCCCCGCCAACATCGACCTGGCCGGCGCGGAGGTGACCCTGCTCAGCCGGACAGGTCGCGAGTACCTGCTCCGTGGTGAGCTGGTTGATCTCGTTGGCAGCTACGACGTGATCCTCCTCGACTGCCCGCCGTCGCTGGGCGTGCTGACCATCAACGGCCTCACGGCCGCCGACGATGTGCTGATCCCCGTCCAGTGTGAGACGCTCGCGCACCGCGGAGTCTCTCAGCTGCTGGAGACGATCCAGGACGTCCGCCGCCTGACCAACCGCGGGCTGACCGTCCGGGGGGTGGTGGCCAGCCTCTTCGATCCTCGGACGTTGCACAGCCGGGAGGTCCTGCGCGACGTCGGCGAGCGGTACGGCTTGCCGCTGGTCGGCCCACCTGTCCGCAAGTCGATCCGTTTCGCCGAGGCACCGGCAGGCGGTCGCTCCATCCTCGACCATGCGGGATCGGTGCCCGGTGCGGCGGCCTACCGGGCGATCGCGCGCGAGCTGCTCGGGCTCGAGGTCGAAGAGGACCTGCTGGAGGCGGCCGGCTGGTCGCAGGAGCAACGGGCCGAGGTGCTCGACGTGCAGCAGGCCGGTCGTGGGTGA
- a CDS encoding LuxR C-terminal-related transcriptional regulator: protein MSEAPKKAAKVVPLPTLTFRSGPLAGSSLSIEVDDGTIGRREDNTIVIPEPRVSRVHASVRRDAGAVILTDLGSSAGTKVNGEELTGPRVLRHGDRVTFGPVEAIFEDPAMAAQDEDATMVLEIPKVETGPHLSPRQQQVLELMAEGMTNNEIGEQLGVTERTVKAYAQELYDKLGVRNRAGAVAEAAKLGILDV, encoded by the coding sequence GTGTCTGAGGCTCCCAAGAAGGCAGCGAAGGTGGTCCCGCTGCCGACGCTGACCTTCCGGTCAGGTCCCCTGGCCGGCTCGTCGCTGAGCATCGAGGTCGACGACGGCACCATCGGACGCCGCGAGGACAACACGATCGTCATCCCCGAACCGCGGGTCTCGCGTGTGCACGCGTCGGTCCGTCGGGATGCGGGCGCGGTGATCCTGACGGACCTGGGCTCCAGCGCCGGCACCAAGGTCAACGGCGAGGAGCTCACCGGTCCTCGGGTGCTGCGGCACGGCGACCGCGTCACCTTCGGTCCGGTGGAGGCGATCTTCGAGGACCCGGCGATGGCGGCGCAGGACGAGGACGCCACCATGGTCTTGGAGATCCCCAAGGTCGAGACAGGGCCGCACCTGTCGCCCCGCCAGCAGCAGGTCTTGGAGCTGATGGCAGAGGGGATGACCAACAACGAGATCGGTGAGCAGCTGGGCGTGACCGAGCGCACCGTCAAGGCTTACGCCCAGGAGCTGTACGACAAGCTCGGGGTCCGCAACCGTGCAGGCGCCGTTGCGGAGGCCGCCAAGCTAGGGATCCTCGACGTCTGA
- a CDS encoding PHP domain-containing protein: protein MSGYDLHTHTTASDGTTTAEDNVRLALAAGLGGLAVTDHDSVAAWDDSFAAADGTALEVVPGAELSAELGGYSVHVLGYWFDPSDGALTAELHRLRTERDRRAQEIVERFVELGVPVSLDRVRQLAGDAPIGRPHVAAAVVDTGAARDVSEVFDRWLHDGGPAYVPKYAVDPVRCVRLIVEAGGVAVLAHPGLYGPAEQARAGVGLDVATVEEMAAAGLAGIEADHPDHTAEQVARYGDLARAHGLVVTAGSDFHGERKDLDLGQATTSRARVEVLRERARR, encoded by the coding sequence GTGTCCGGCTACGACCTACACACCCACACCACCGCCAGCGACGGCACGACCACCGCCGAGGACAACGTCCGACTGGCGTTGGCCGCCGGCTTGGGCGGCCTGGCCGTCACCGATCACGACAGCGTGGCGGCGTGGGACGACAGCTTCGCCGCGGCGGACGGGACCGCGCTGGAGGTCGTCCCGGGCGCGGAGCTGTCTGCGGAGCTCGGCGGCTACAGCGTCCACGTCCTGGGCTACTGGTTCGATCCCAGCGACGGAGCTCTCACCGCCGAACTGCACCGTCTGCGCACGGAACGCGACCGGCGCGCCCAGGAGATCGTTGAGCGCTTCGTCGAGCTGGGCGTTCCGGTCTCGCTCGATCGGGTCCGGCAGTTGGCCGGCGACGCCCCGATCGGGCGCCCCCACGTCGCCGCGGCGGTCGTGGACACCGGGGCGGCCAGAGACGTCTCGGAGGTGTTCGACCGGTGGCTGCACGACGGGGGTCCCGCGTACGTGCCCAAGTACGCGGTGGATCCCGTCCGGTGTGTACGCCTGATCGTGGAGGCGGGCGGGGTCGCTGTCCTCGCGCATCCGGGCTTGTACGGGCCGGCTGAACAGGCGCGGGCGGGGGTCGGCCTGGACGTCGCAACCGTCGAGGAGATGGCCGCGGCCGGCCTGGCCGGGATCGAGGCCGACCACCCCGATCACACCGCCGAGCAGGTCGCCCGCTACGGTGACTTGGCACGCGCACACGGCCTCGTGGTCACCGCCGGCTCCGACTTCCACGGCGAGCGCAAGGATCTCGACCTGGGCCAGGCCACGACGTCCCGCGCCCGTGTCGAGGTCTTGCGCGAACGGGCCCGCCGGTGA
- a CDS encoding NUDIX domain-containing protein: MVGPLGPVVGVGAVARDPQGRLLVVRRGRPPAADRWSLPGGRVQPGERLTDAVRREVREETGLAVEVGDLVGVAESIGDEGHYVIIDFLVDVVGGVVSAGDDAAEVAWVGRSTLTSVATTSGLVDFLDRHGVELAP; encoded by the coding sequence GTGGTAGGCCCTCTGGGACCGGTCGTGGGCGTGGGCGCGGTCGCTCGCGACCCGCAGGGTCGTCTCCTGGTCGTCCGGCGCGGGCGCCCGCCCGCCGCTGACCGCTGGAGCCTGCCGGGCGGGCGGGTGCAGCCCGGTGAGCGCCTCACCGACGCCGTCCGACGCGAGGTCCGCGAGGAGACGGGGCTGGCCGTGGAGGTCGGCGACCTGGTCGGCGTTGCCGAGTCGATCGGCGACGAGGGCCACTACGTGATCATCGACTTCCTGGTGGACGTCGTCGGCGGAGTGGTGTCAGCGGGAGACGACGCTGCTGAGGTGGCGTGGGTGGGCCGGTCGACGCTGACGTCGGTGGCGACGACGTCGGGTCTGGTCGACTTCCTCGACCGCCACGGGGTCGAACTGGCGCCCTGA